The genomic DNA CGGCGCGGTGAAGCTCGGCGCGGGCTGTCACCTCGTCATGCTGTGATGGATTGCCTGTGTCCGTCGGACCGTGCGCGCTTGACATCGAAGCATCATTGTCGCACGTTGATATCATGAAGCGCACGGTGATATCACTCGAAGAGCGGGATAAGGCTTGGCTCGACGCCACCGCCGCGCGTGATGGGACGCCCGCGACCGAGCTCGTGCGTCGCGCGGTGAGGCTCCTGCGCGACCGTGAACCTCTCGATCGGCAGCCCTTCGACGAAATCCTGCGCAAGACACGTGGGTCGTGGCGTCGCGGCGACGGTCTCGCGTATCAGCAGAATCTGCGCGATGAGTGGT from Sandaracinaceae bacterium includes the following:
- a CDS encoding CopG family transcriptional regulator, with amino-acid sequence MKRTVISLEERDKAWLDATAARDGTPATELVRRAVRLLRDREPLDRQPFDEILRKTRGSWRRGDGLAYQQNLRDEW